One Rhizoctonia solani chromosome 2, complete sequence DNA segment encodes these proteins:
- a CDS encoding Retrotransposable element Tf2 protein: MLQDVTQAVENAIQRLLTAPSSTDPHTTPRRVFTVIDNTLKAPSGSGSSANNNFLVPIKDEPDPKGKRVKLESPEPPETTPNTSWTIPHTQQHLDTNPEQLFIGPTPVDPPSTSQAATSNPLSKESIKHLQGTVPYSWPSPSQIKIPAPEKYNGKKGPAAKSFIQDCNTYFLSNAASFPSDHTAQIAEQRLHKLKQLKSASDYATELRIIASKLEWLHPAPIASFRQGLKAEVRSKLIEYTLHKNITALDRFISTACLIDDTLFEARKELRKDSNSSTSSLQRPAQGCSSNFVSKLPTPVTGINGKQVRNPIRFKAWLVFSSQNRQCSAIFYALPLGNRNLILGTPWLKLDNPGIDWTTMKVPLCLDTEVQTGSINAEPQNLPVEFQKFHKVFSEEFFTTLPKHCPYDIAIDLEEDKQPPYGPIYSMSPAESEALKEHMDSELAAGKIVLTTSPVGDPVMFVKRADGRLCLVQDYCWLNAITIKDRYALPRQDKLIEKLCHARIFTKLDLRNGYHNIRIKEGDEWKAAFCTALGHFAPTVMQFGLSNAPAVFMRFMNNIFCDLLDISVVVYLDDILIFSNSREEHVEHHNLFCNPAKCYFFVTEVTYIGLVITPDGISMEKDKVQAIMDWPEPHNKEQPWIWLEEQKAAFDAIKAEIYKEPVLAHPDESKPYTLETDTSGAAMGAVLSQRKEDGCLHPAFMSVSFSPAELNYDMHDKELLAIICAFEHWSIFLEGTEQPITVFTDHKNLEYWKSARTFNRRHAHWHLMLGSYNFVIAYTPGKQLQKPDALSRQPDHMDLEPAPQVMIPESYFEAFSAHMGSSLLDQIKEATQEDPSLDTILLAVSDPKSMPHSIAQKFKDYTIQKGLLLYQGRIVVPDESEIKQQLLSFP, from the exons ATGTTGCAGGATGTGACACAAGCAGTAGAAAACGCAATCCAGCGCCTTCTGACTGCCCCCAGCAGCACAGATCCACACACAACGCCCAGAAGAGTCTTCACAGTCATAGACAACACCCTCAAGGCCCCTTCTGGCTCAGGCAGCTCAGCCAACAACAACTTCTTAGTCCCTATCAAGGATGAACCTGACCCAAAGGGAAAAAGGGTCAAACTGGAGTCACCAGAACCACCTGAAACAACCCCAAACACTTCCTGGACAATCCCACACACCCAGCAGCACCTTGACACCAACCCAGAGCAACTATTCATTGGGCCAACACCTGTAGATCCCCCAAGCACATCtcaagcagcaacaagtaaTCCCCTAAGCAAAGAATCTATCA AGCACCTTCAGGGGACCGTCCCATACTCCTGGCCCAGCCCAAGTCAAATCAAAatccctgctcctgagaagtaCAATGGAAAGAAGGGTCCTGCAGCCAAATCCTTTATCCAAGATTGCAACACATACTTCCTCAGCAATGCTGCTTCCTTCCCTTCTGATCACA cagcacaaattgcagaacaacGCCTGCACAAGCTCAAGCAGCTGAAATCAGCTAGTGATTATGCCACAGAGCTTAGAATCATAGCCAGCAAACTAGAATGGTTACACCCCGCCCCCATTGCCTCCTTCCGCCAGGGACTCAAGGCAGAAGTCAGAAGCAAGCTAATTGAGTACACCCTGCACAAGAACATCACTGCACTGGACAGGTTTATCTCTACTGCTTGTCTAATTGATGACACGCTGTTTGAAGCGCGTAAGGAGCTAAGAAAagacagcaacagcagcaccagCTCACTGCAACGCCCTGCTCAAGGGTGCTCAAGTAATTTTGTTTCCAA ACTCCCCACACCTGTCACTGGCATTAATGGCAAACAAGTCCGCAACCCTATCCGCTTCAAGGCCTGGTTAGTCTTTAGCTCTCAAAACAGGCAATGTTCCGCCATCTTCTATGCTCTTccccttggaaacagaaacCTTATCCTTGGAACCCCCTGGCTCAAATTGGATAACCCAGGTATTGATTGGACCACAATGAAAGTCCCACTTTGCCTGGATACAGAAGTACAAACTGGCAGCATCAATGCTGAGCCACAGAACCTGCCTGTTGAGTTTCAGAAATTCCACAAGGTGTTTAGTGAAGAGTTCTTTACCACACTACCAAAACATTGCCCATATGACATTGCTATTGACCTGGAAGAGGACAAACAGCCTCCCTATGGCCCTATCTATTCTATGAGCCCTGCAGAAAGTGAAGCACTCAAAGAACACATGGActcagaacttgcagctggaAAGATTGTGCTAACCACCTCACCAGTAGGAGATCCAgtgatgtttgtaaaaagggCTGATGGCAGGCTTTGCTTAGTGCAGGATTATTGCTGGTTGaatgccatcacaatcaaggacagaTATGCACtaccaagacaggacaaACTAATTGAGAAGCTGTGCCATGCTAGGATCTTCACAAAGCTAGATTTGAGGAATGGATATCACAACATcagaatcaaagaaggagatgaatggaaggctgcattttgcactgcccttggtcactttGCTCCCACAGTCATGCAATTTGGCCTTAGCAACGCCCCAGCTGTGTTTAtgcgcttcatgaacaacatatTCTGTGATTTACTTGACATCTCTGTGGTTGTgtatttggatgacatcttgatcttctcaaactcaagagaagagcatgtggaacat CATAATCTATtctgcaaccctgccaaatgctacttctttgtcaCAGAAGTCACCTACATTGGTCTTGTGATTACTCCTGATGGCATCTCCATGGAGAAAGACAAGGTGCAAGCAATCATGGACTGGCCTGAACCCCATAAT aaggAGCAACCATGGATCTGGCTAGAAGAACAGAAAGCAGCATTTGATGCCATCAAGGCTGAGATTTACAAGGAGCCTGTTCTAGCTCACCCTGATGAATCTAAACCTTacaccttggaaacagacaCCTCTGGAGCAGCCATGGGTGCTGTACTATCTCAGAGAAAGGAAGATGGTTGTCTACATCCTGCATTCATGTCAGTCAGCTTTTCACCTGCTGAGCTGAACTATGACAtgcatgacaaggagctacttgccatcatttgtgcatttgagcactggagtatcttcctggaaggaactgagcagccaatcactgTGTTTACTGACCACaagaatctggagtactggaaatcagctagaaccttcaacaggCGTCATGCGCACTGGCATCTCATGCTGGGGTCCTACAACTTTGTTATTGCTTATACACCTGGAAAACAGTTGCAGAAACCTGATGCCCTGTCAAGACAACCTGATCACATGGACTTAGAACCAGCTCCACAAGTTATGATTCCAGAATCTTATTTTGAGGCATTTTCAGCACACATGGGCTCATCCTTGCtggatcaaatcaaggaagctacTCAGGAAGACCCTAGTCTTGACACAATCTTGCTAGCTGTATCGGACCCTAAATCCATGCCCCACAGCATTGCACAAAAGTTCAAGGACTATACAATTCAGAAGGGTCTACTTttgtatcaaggaagaataGTTGTGCCAGATGAATCTGAGATTAAACAGCAGCTCTTATCATTTCCATGA
- a CDS encoding Retrotransposable element Tf2 protein has protein sequence MANKSATLSASRPGIDWTTMKVPLCLDTEVQTGSINAEPQNLPVEFQKFHKVFSEEFFTTLPKHCPYDIAIDLEEDKQPPYGPIYSMSPAESEALKEHMDSELAAGKIVLTTSPVGDPVMFVKRADGRLCLVQDYCWLNAITIKDRYALPRQDKLIEKLCHARIFTKLDLRNGYHNIRIKEGDEWKAAFCTALGHFAPTVMQFGLSNAPAVFMRFMNNIFCDLLDISVVVYLDDILIFSNSREEHVEHVKEVLSCLLKHNLFCNPAKCYFFVTEVTYIGLVITPDGISMEKDKVQAIMDWPEPHNVKQKEQPWIWLEEQKAAFDAIKAEIYKEPVLAHPDESKPYTLETDTSGAAMGAVLSQRKEDGCLHPVAFMSVSFSPAELNYDMHDKELLAIICAFEHWSIFLEGTEQPITVFTDHKNLEYWKSARTFNRRHAHWHLMLGSYNFVIAYTPGKQLQKPDALSRQPDHMDLEPAPQVMIPESYFEAFSAHMGSSLLDQIKEATQEDPSLDTILLAVSDPKSMPHSIAQKFKDYTIQKGLLLYQGRIVVPDESEIKQQLLSHFHDSPASGHQERAQTLELISCHYYWPAMKFQVNGYVESCEICQRSKGHVHNYALNLLSVPAGPWEDISYDFIVKFPKCKGYDSILVVVDCFSKMMHLIPCKKTATAEDVAQMFLEHIWKLHGTPKRTVSDRGTTFNSKFLKALYKSLQITPSFSTAHHPLSEPTTTTRDWYAQAILLSKQSNRQLPFEIVYGRSPVISPLLEPTGLPIADDRAKQLAETIQEIQASIKWAQECYKQADTGKPPPEFQPGDKVWLLASNITLQCPNKKLDHKQYGLFPVIERVGSHAYCLALPETMKIHDVFHVPSTSTALDTLQPTAQHPLTSPNHSIDLSNSTNAARLPDSTTLLPRTHQDARKRGLMTKYSKATPSTSSSAQPWSTTPPRPKHQSRYSSDMNDNCIHLDAALRMYLDTNNNHANNTETTSNSSQRSQQSSQCRSISNERSQHENNSLMVLDTHNVVVVNKDIFCRAHDGSIHTSKERYRERDAPFDPSHCCKEAVSSSTSTHEARTATAQHECVENYMDNRHKRSYQQLSSKQSLPKDIYSPSTERTLPCIPRDPPYTAGDPLHALSNPPCSLINHNSEDPVDPLNHSISYDTMRDNYLVNNTDNGCKASGSQLSFEPDTESKYLPATATVSSQCLPDQAISYNRRYKSVAESLDLSKYAPTVAVQLDKWLVQPRTWQHKETTSS, from the exons ATGGCAAACAAGTCCGCAACCCTATCCGCTTCAAGGCCTG GTATTGATTGGACCACAATGAAAGTCCCACTTTGCCTGGATACAGAAGTACAAACTGGCAGCATCAATGCTGAGCCACAGAACCTGCCTGTTGAGTTTCAGAAATTCCACAAGGTGTTTAGTGAAGAGTTCTTTACCACACTACCAAAACATTGCCCATATGACATTGCTATTGACCTGGAAGAGGACAAACAGCCTCCCTATGGCCCTATCTATTCTATGAGCCCTGCAGAAAGTGAAGCACTCAAAGAACACATGGActcagaacttgcagctggaAAGATTGTGCTAACCACCTCACCAGTAGGAGATCCAgtgatgtttgtaaaaagggCTGATGGCAGGCTTTGCTTAGTGCAGGATTATTGCTGGTTGaatgccatcacaatcaaggacagaTATGCACtaccaagacaggacaaACTAATTGAGAAGCTGTGCCATGCTAGGATCTTCACAAAGCTAGATTTGAGGAATGGATATCACAACATcagaatcaaagaaggagatgaatggaaggctgcattttgcactgcccttggtcactttGCTCCCACAGTCATGCAATTTGGCCTTAGCAACGCCCCAGCTGTGTTTAtgcgcttcatgaacaacatatTCTGTGATTTACTTGACATCTCTGTGGTTGTgtatttggatgacatcttgatcttctcaaactcaagagaagagcatgtggaacatgtcaaggaagtcttatCTTGCTTGCTGAAGCATAATCTATtctgcaaccctgccaaatgctacttctttgtcaCAGAAGTCACCTACATTGGTCTTGTGATTACTCCTGATGGCATCTCCATGGAGAAAGACAAGGTGCAAGCAATCATGGACTGGCCTGAACCCCATAATGTGAAACAG aaggAGCAACCATGGATCTGGCTAGAAGAACAGAAAGCAGCATTTGATGCCATCAAGGCTGAGATTTACAAGGAGCCTGTTCTAGCTCACCCTGATGAATCTAAACCTTacaccttggaaacagacaCCTCTGGAGCAGCCATGGGTGCTGTACTATCTCAGAGAAAGGAAGATGGTTGTCTACATCCTGTTGCATTCATGTCAGTCAGCTTTTCACCTGCTGAGCTGAACTATGACAtgcatgacaaggagctacttgccatcatttgtgcatttgagcactggagtatcttcctggaaggaactgagcagccaatcactgTGTTTACTGACCACaagaatctggagtactggaaatcagctagaaccttcaacaggCGTCATGCGCACTGGCATCTCATGCTGGGGTCCTACAACTTTGTTATTGCTTATACACCTGGAAAACAGTTGCAGAAACCTGATGCCCTGTCAAGACAACCTGATCACATGGACTTAGAACCAGCTCCACAAGTTATGATTCCAGAATCTTATTTTGAGGCATTTTCAGCACACATGGGCTCATCCTTGCtggatcaaatcaaggaagctacTCAGGAAGACCCTAGTCTTGACACAATCTTGCTAGCTGTATCAGACCCTAAATCCATGCCCCACAGCATTGCACAAAAGTTCAAGGACTATACAATTCAGAAGGGTCTACTTttgtatcaaggaagaataGTTGTGCCAGATGAATCTGAGATTAAACAGCAGCTCTTATCTCATTTCCATGATTCCCCTGCTTCTGGTCACCAAGAAAGAGCACAAACTCTAGAGTTAATCAGTTgtcactactactggccagcaATGAAATTCCAAGTCAATGGCTATGTGGAGTCCTGTGAAatctgccaaagaagcaagggCCATGTACACAACTATGCTCTCAACCTGCTTTCTGTCCCTGCAggtccctgggaagacatctcatatgatttcattgtcaagttCCCCAAGTGTAAGGGTTATGACAGCATCCTGGTGGTTGTAGATTGCTTctcaaagatgatgcacctgatTCCCTGCAAAAAAACTGCTACTGCTGAGGATGTAGCTCAGATGTTCTTGGAGCATATTTGGAAGCTACATGGGACTCCCAAGCGCACTGTGTCAGACAGAGGCACtacattcaactccaagttccTCAAGGCACTCTACAAATCTCTGCAAATCACTCCTAGTTTTTCTACTGCTCATCACCcactgtcagagccaacaactaccacaag ggactggtatgctcaggcaatactcttaagt AAGCAAAGCAACAGGCAATTGCCTTTTGAGATTGTGTATGGCCGTTCTCCTGTCATTTCACCACTCCTGGAACCCACTGGATTGCCTATTGCTGATGACAGAGCCAAGCAACTGGCTGAGACTATTCAGGAAATAcaggcatcaatcaaatgggctcagGAGTGCTACAAACAGGCAGACACAGGGAAACCACCTCCTGAGTTTCAACCAGGAGATAAAGTTTGGCTTCTGGCTTCCAATATCACTTTGCAGTGCCCCAACAAAAAGCTAGACCATAAGCAGTATGGCCTCTTCCCTGTCATAGAAAGAGTGGGCTCTCATGCCTATTGCCTGGCTCTCCCTGAGACcatgaagatccatgatgtgttccAT GTGCCGTCAACAAGCACTGCCTTGGATACCCTTCAGCCCACTGCTCAACACCCTCTTACCTCTCCTAATCACTCCATCGACCTCAGCAACAGTACTAATGCTGCCAGGTTGCCCGACTCAACAACTTTGTTGCCAAGAACCCATCAAGACGCTCGCAAACGTGGTCTGATGACCAAGTACTCCAAAGCTACCCCTTCCACTTCCTCATCAGCTCAGCCCTGGTCGACAACGCCCCCTAGACCAAAGCACCAATCGCGCTACTCATCAGACATGAATGACAATTGTATACACTTAGATGCTGCTCTTAGGATGTACTTAGATACAAATAATAATCATGCAAACAACACTGAGACTACGTCTAACTCAAGCCAACGCTCCCAACAGAGCTCTCAATGCCGGAGCATTAGTAACGAACGCTCCCAGCACGAGAACAACAGCCTCATGGTCTTGGATACGCACAACGTGGTAGTGGTTAACAAGGATATATTTTGTCGAGCACATGATGGTAGCATACATACCTCTAAGGAACGGTACAGAGAGCGCGACGCACCTTTCGACCCAAGCCATTGTTGCAAGGAAGCTGTCTCATCGTCTACATCAACTCATGAGGCCCGCACGGCTACGGCGCAGCATGAATGTGTTGAAAACTATATGGACAACCGTCACAAACGTTCATATCAACAATTAAGCTCTAAACAATCATTGCCAAAAGATATTTACTCACCGTCAACTGAGAGAACATTGCCGTGCATCCCACGCGACCCACCGTATACTGCAGGTGACCCATTGCACGCCCTAAGCAATCCGCCGTGCAGCCTGATCAACCACAACAGTGAGGATCCAGTTGATCCTTTGAATCATAGCATCAGCTATGATACAATGCGGGATAACTACCTGGTCAACAACACGGACAACGGCTGCAAAGCCTCAGGCAGTCAACTAAGCTTTgaacctgatacagagtctAAGTACTTACCCGCAACA gcaACGGTTAGCTCCCAATGCTTGCCAGACCAAGCTATATCATACAACCGCCGCTACAAATCAGTTGCAGAGAGTTTGGATTTAAGCAAGTACGCACCAACAGTTGCAGTACAGCTAGACAAATGGCTGGTACAGCCTAGAACATGGCAGCACAAGGAGACTACTAGCTCCTGA
- a CDS encoding Retrotransposable element Tf2 protein, whose translation MLSTCFLSQQAPGKTSHDFIVKFPKCKGYDSILVVVDHFSKMMHLVPCKETATAEDVPQMFLEHVWKLHALYKSLQITPGFSTAYHPQSDGQTEIKNQLLEAYLHALINHRQPDWIVYGRSPVISPLLEPTGLPIADDRAKQLAETIQEADTGKPPPESQPGDKFWLLASNIMLQRLNKKLDHKQYGPFPVIETVGSHAYCLALPETMKIHDVFHVSLLSAFKQDTEFDCTFTPLPPVITAEGEEEVRWKGYAPHEDTWEPAKDLQRCKDKLRNFFANYPDAPATNNPIPANARKVKRGKMLSLPKLALLSSSCAPHYPSMPTFSSINALAYDPCLNIDCYIMNGPEEMRAHLDSSANIIHALMSASSCNKVRFFKRNVYKHPKWGFLYWLDPRGEEGLDTLYGKQVYRWWHFIASHPVSTPPICKGADPGNAEPHSALPSGPTGLYKQASNASDPSSMPRHSRPTEAHAPAPLPFPLFSSTPDTCWTPGYSSPVRETQWEPQSYLGWGNEEIRRNVETFEGRKNEELFSFEELLAIDCSEWM comes from the exons ATGCTCTCAACCTGCTTTCTGTCCCAGCAAgcccctgggaagacatctcatgatttcattgtcaagttCCCCAAGTGTAAGGGTTATGACAGCATCCTGGTGGTTGTAGATCACTTctcaaagatgatgcacctggTTCCCTGCAAAGAAACTGCTACTGCTGAGGATGTACCTCAGATGTTCCTGGAGCATGTTTGGAAGCTACATG CGCTCTACAAATCCCTGCAAATCACTCCTGGTTTCTCTACTGCTTATCACCCACAATCTGATGGGCAGACTGAGATCAAGAACCAATTGCTAGAGGCTTACCTACATGCCCTCATCAATCATAGACAGCCTGATTGG ATTGTGTATGGCCGTTCTCCTGTCATTTCACCACTCCTTGAACCCACTGGATTGCCTATTGCTGATGACAGAGCCAAGCAACTGGCTGAGACAATTCAGGAA GCAGACACAGGGAAACCACCTCCTGAGTCCCAACCAGGAGACAAATTTTGGCTTCTGGCTTCCAATATCATGTTGCAGCGCCTCAATAAAAAGCTAGACCATAAGCAGTATGGCCCTTTCCCTGTTATAGAAACAGTGGGCTCTCACGCCTATTGCCTGGCTCTCCCTGAGACcatgaagatccatgatgtgttccATGTTAGCTTGTTGTCTGCTTTCAAACAAGAcacagagtttgattgcaCATTCACCCCTCTGCCACCTGTAATCACagcagaaggagaagaaga GGTcagatggaagggatatgcgCCCCATGaggacacatgggaaccagccaaGGATCTACAGCGttgcaaggacaaattgcgcAACTTCTTTGCTAATTATCCGGATGCCCCAGCCACTAACAACCCCATCCCTGCAAATGCGCGCAAAGTTAAAAGAGGCAAGATG CTCTCACTGCCAAAACTCGCCCTGCTAAGCTCTTCTTGCGCTCCCCACTATCCCAGCATGCCCACTTTCAGCTCCATCAATGCCTTGGCCTACGATCCTTGCCTCAACATCGATTGCTACATCATGAACGGCCCAGAAGAAATGAGAGCACACCTGGACAGCTCTGCCAACATCATTCATGCTCTGATGAGCGCCAGCAGTTGCAACAAGGTCAGGTTCTTCAAGCGCAACGTGTACAAGCACCCCAAGTGGGGATTCCTCTATTGGCTTGACCCCAGGGGAGAAGAAGGATTAGATACATTGTATGGAAAGCAAGTGTACCGCTGGTGGCATTTCATTGCCTCCCATCCAG TCTCCACACCTCCAATCTGCAAGGGAGCTGACCCAGGCAATGCAGAACCTCATTCTGCTTTACCCAGCGGACCCACTGGCCTATACAAGCAGGCCAGCAACGCCAGTGACCCCTCCAGCATGCCCAGACACTCCAGGCCAACAGAGGCGCATGCACCAGCACCCTTGCCCTTCCCCCTGTTCTCCAGCACACCAGACACTTGCTGGACCCCAGGATACTCATCTCCAGTGAGAGAAACACAATGGGAGCCTCAGAGCTACCTAGGATGGGGCAATGAGGAGATAAGAAGGAATGTGGAAACATTTGAAGGCAGGAAGAATGAGGAGCTGTTTAGTTTTGAGGAGTTACTTGCCATTGATTGTTCTGAATGGATGTAA
- a CDS encoding Retrotransposon-derived protein PEG10 — MHLVDFPLSHLCELSQYLTAAISLLVVTKRVKLESSEPPKTTPNTSWTIPHTQEHHDPYPEQSFIRPTPVDLPSTSQAATSNPLSKECLSVQPGETNEEKEARTLHNIATIMGRVLSVPLQSTFRGPSHTPGPAQVKSKSLLLRSTMERRVLQPNPLSKIATHTSSACCFLPF, encoded by the coding sequence atgcaccttgttgatttcccactctcccatctgtgtgaattgtctcaatatctcacagcagCCATTtcactcttggttgtgacaaaAAGGGTCAAACTGGAGTCATCAGAACCACCTAAAACAACCCCAAACACTTCCTGGACAATCCCACACACCCAGGAACACCATGACCCCTACCCAGAGCAGTCCTTCATCAGGCCAACACCTGTAGATCTCCCAAGCACATCtcaagcagcaacaagtaaTCCCCTAAGCAAAGAATGTCTATCAGTGCAACCAGGAGAAAcaaatgaagaaaaggaggcaagaacGCTACACAACATTGCTACCATCATGGGCAGAGTCTTATCTGTCCCACTTCAGAGCACCTTCAGGGGACCGTCCCATACTCCTGGCCCAGCCCAAGTCAAATCAAAatccctgctcctgagaagtaCAATGGAAAGAAGGGTCCTGCAGCCAAATCCTTTATCCAAGATTGCAACACATACTTCCTCAGCATGCTGCTTCCTTCCCTTCTGA
- a CDS encoding Retrotransposable element Tf2 protein, with product MMHLTPCKEAATAEDVVQMFLEHVWKLHGTTKHAVSDRGTTFTSKFLKALYKSLQINPSFSTAYHPQSDGQTEIKNHWLEAYPHSFINHRHKATGKSPFEIVAKQLAETIYEVQVSIKWAQECYKQADTGKPPPKFQPGDKFWLLASNIMLQRPNKEPDHKQYGPFPIIERVGSHTYCLALPETMKIHDVFHVSLLSAFKQDTEFDCTFVPLPPVITAEGEEEYEVDKSVDWAAEDGIWKYRVRWKGYVPHEDTWEPAMNLQHCKDELRNFFANCPDAPATKDTIPANARGDEGTFAQHCQHHTWPDEHQQLEQDEIHQVQCLQAPQEGIDVLA from the exons ATGATGCACTTGACTCCCTGCAAGGAAGCTGCTACTGCTGAAGATGTAGTGCAGATGTTCTTGGAGCATGTTTGGAAGCTGCATGGCACTACCAAGCATGCTGTGTCTGACAGAGGCACTACATTCACCTCCAAGTTCCTCAAGGCACTCTACAAATCTCTGCAAATCAACCCCAGCTTCTCTACGGCTTACCACCCACAATCTGATGGACAAACTGAGATCAAGAACCACTGGCTAGAGGCTTATCCGCACTCTTTCATCAATCACAGACA CAAAGCAACAGGGAAATCACCATTTGAGATTGT AGCCAAACAACTGGCTGAAACTATTTATGAAGTACAGGtatcaatcaaatgggctcagGAGTGCTACAAACAGGCAGACACAGGGAAACCACCTCCTAAGTTCCAACCAGGAGACAAATTTTGGCTTCTGGCTTCCAATATCATGTTGCAGCGTCCCAATAAAGAGCCAGACCATAAACAGTATGGCCCTTTCCCCATCATAGAAAGAGTGGGCTCTCACACTTATTGCCTGGCTCTCCCTGAGACAatgaagatccatgatgtgttccATGTTAGCTTGTTGTCTGCTTTCAAACAGGAcacagagtttgattgcaCATTTGTTCCTCTGCCACCTGTGATCACAgcagaaggggaagaagagtatgaggtgGACAAATCTGTAGACTGGGCAGCAGAAGATGGAATCTGGAAGTACAGGGTcagatggaagggatatgtgCCTCATGaggacacatgggaaccagccaTGAATCTACAGCATTGTAAGGATGAATTGCgcaacttctttgccaattgtCCAGATGCCCCAGCCACCAAAGACACTATTCCTGCCAAT GCCAGAGGAGATGAAGGCACATTTGCACAGCACTGCCAACATCATACATGGCCTGATGAGCACCAGCAGCTAGAACAAGATGAGATTCATCAAGTGCAATGTCTACAAGCACCCCAAGAGGGGATTGATGTACTGGCTTGA